GCAAAGGCAGGTAGTGTCCTGTCACTGGCTGCTAGGCTTCTTCCCTGTGCTTTAGCAAGCCTGGGTGCTTTTCAGCTGTCTCAGGATCTGAGGAACAATTGGGTTTTCCTAGCTACATCTGGAGCCTTAGCTGGCATTATAGGAATGAGATTCTATGACTCTGGAAAATTTGCTGGTGCCAGTTTGTCGATGGTTGCCAAACTTGGAATTACTGTGTTGAACATGTCCCATCAGTAGTAGTCATGTCCAGCCTGGACTCATGAAGAATTTAAAACTTCCAGTATTTTAAGTGTAATGAGAGAAATTAGGTGCAGCATTTTCAagtattttgacattttacttacaaaacaaaacaga
This sequence is a window from Canis lupus dingo isolate Sandy chromosome 23, ASM325472v2, whole genome shotgun sequence. Protein-coding genes within it:
- the LOC112660986 gene encoding transmembrane protein 14C-like: MQKDSGPLVPSHWIGFGYAALIASGGITGYAKAGSVLSLAARLLPCALASLGAFQLSQDLRNNWVFLATSGALAGIIGMRFYDSGKFAGASLSMVAKLGITVLNMSHQ